The Polaribacter sp. KT25b genome contains the following window.
TTTCATAGACGAAAAACCGGAGTTACTAGAAGTATAGAAAATGTACTTCCTTTTTTTACTGATGAATTTGAAACCTATGTTTATGGTACAAATATAAACGGAGTTCAAATTACCACATCTAAGCTAAAATCTATTTTATTTTCTGATGTAAAAACTGTTGTGCATTGTCATAGAAATAATGAAATAATAAGGATGTTATTATTTCGTTTTTTAGGAGCAAAATTTACCTTAGTTGCAACAAGACATGCAGAAACTGTGCCTTCTGGCTTAACTAAGTTTTTATTAAAAAAAGCAGATAAAGTTGTTACACTCATAAAAAGTATGAGTATTAATTTAGGTATAAAAAATACAATTGTTGGTCACGGAGTTAAGGTTAATGAATTTTTGCCAAATTCTGAAAAAAAGTTAGAAAATATATTACAAGAAAACATTGTTTTAAATGCAGGAAGAGTAAGAAAAGCAAAAGGTCAATTTGTTTTGTTAGAAGCTGCAAAAACTTTAAAAGAGCATAAAAATTGGGCTTTAGTAATTGTTGGCAAAGTAGATAAACCAGCTTTTTTAGAAGAATTAAAAACAATAGCTAAAAAACATGAAATAGAAAATCAGGTTTATTTTATTGATGAAACGAGAGATATTATATCTTATTATCAAGCGGCAAAAATTGTAGTTGCTCCAAGTTTTTCTGAAGGATTTTCTTTAGTTACAGCAGAAGCAATGTCTTGCGAATGTTCTGTAATTGCTACAAGAAATGTTGGGGTACATTCAGAATTAATTTCTGATAAAAAAAATGGTTATTTGTTTAATGCTGGCGATTCATCAACCTTAGAAAACCTTTTATCAAAAGCTATTAAAAACGAAATTCCGCATTTAGGAAAACAAGCTAGAGAAGAAATTGTTAAAAACTGGAGTGCAAAAAAAGAAGCTCAAAACTTAATAGCACTTTATAAATCAAAATAATTAAAAAATGAAAAAAATAATATTCGCCTTTTTAATAGCAATCTTTACATTTTCGAATGTAAATGCTCAAAAAATAGAAGTTAAAAAGTTTTTTGGAGAAAATTTATTTTATCAGAATGGAGAAAAATTAACAATGAATCAACTAAAAGAGGTTTTAAAAAATAATAAAGAAACCTTAGATTTGATAAAATCAGCAAAACATAATTATACGTGGTCATCGGTTTTAGGGTTTTCTGGTGGCGCATTAATAGGTATTCCTATCGGAACAGCAATAGGAGGTGGAGATCCAAAATGGGAAATTGCTGGTTTGGGTGCAACTTTAATTTTAGTAGCAATTCCTCTTTTAAATAATTATAATAAAAAATCGAAAGCTGCGGTAGATCTCTACAATGTTGGTTTGCCAACTGTTAGTGCTAGCTTTCAACCAGAATTTAATTTAAATTTTAAAGGTTCAAGTTTAGGAATTGTAATGAACTTTTGATGTGAAAAAAATAAAAATTGTAACAAATTGTTTTTGTAGTCGTCTCAAAATAAAACAACCACATGAAACATTTAACAACAATTTTATTCGCACTTTTAATTACTAGTATTTCTGCGCAAGAAGTAGCTTTTCAAAAATTCTATAAAGTAAATAAAGATAAATCAACTTTTTCAATCAATTTATCAGCTTCATTAGCGGGCTCATTTTTAGATGATGAAAATGATAGCGATTTAATGAATGTTATTAAAAAATCGAGTGATTTTAAAGTTATGATTTTTGATAATGAAGATAATGTTGTTTCAAAGGATTTTAGAAAATTTATCAGAAAAAATAAATTAAAAACGTTTGCTCGCATAAAAGATAATGGTAGCAATGCAGAACTGTTTTTTATTGAAAAAAAAGATTACATAAGAGAAATCATTATTAGAACAAATAGCAATAATGATAAACTTGTTTTATTTGGCTTAAAAACAAAAATTACAAAAGATGAGTTAGCAGAAATGATTTCTAATTCTGATATTAAAATCTCATCAAAATAAATAGAAATTTAGTTAAATTTTAGAGTAAACAAAAGATGTCTGCAATTTTTGTAGACATCTTTTATTTTTATTAACTCGTAAAATAAAGGAAACATTATCCAATTTTCTTTTTTAATTCTTCAATAACTTTTTTACTGTTTCCTATAAAAATTTCATCATTAAATATAAAAACAGGGCGTTTTAAAAAAGTATATTCATCTAAAATAAATTGCCTATAATCTGCTTCTGTTAACGTCTGATTTTTTAAATCCTTAGATTTGTACAACTTTGCACGTTTATTAAATAAGGCTTCATAACTTCCAGAAAGTTTGTGCATTTCTTCTAATTGAACAACAGTAACTGGATTAGCTTTTATTTCTTGACGCTCAAAACCATCAGTATTTACTTCTTTTAAAATTCTTCGGCAAGTATCACAAGTTTGTAAAAAGTAGACTTTCTTCATTTTATTAAATTATATTTACATCTTCAAAATTACACATAAAAATCTAACATGCATAATTAAATGTTTTATCAGAAATAGAAGTATTTAAAGTGATGTAAATGTGTAAGTTTAAAATAAATAAAAGAATATATGAAAGCACAATTTGATATTTTAAGAACATCGAGAAATCTTGTTTTAAAAGAGTTAGAAGGTTTAACTTTAGAGCAAATTCATGAAATTCCAACAGGGTTTAAAAATAATATTGCTTGGAATGTAGCGCATTTAGTGGTTACGCAACAATTATTAAATTACAAATTAGCAGGTTTAGATTGTTTATGTTCTGATGAATTGATTGAAGATTATAAAAAAGGAACTTTGCCTTCAAAAACTTTTACAGAAGAAGAATTTGAAGAAATAAAAGATTTGCTTTTAGGTTTACCAGATACTTTAGAAGAAGATTATAAAGCAGGTATTTTCGAGTCTTTTAAAGAATACCCAACAAGTACAGGTTTTGTTTTAACTACTATAGAATCTGCAATTTCATTTAATAATTTTCATGAAGGAATTCATTACGGAATTATTAGATCTATTAAAAAAATCGTATAATATTCTATGGATTATTTTTTAATTGCAACCGTTTTAATTGTACTCTCAGCTCTTTTTGGGTATATAAATACACGTTTTTTAAAATTGCCAAACTCAATTGGCTTAATGCTGATAACCATTTTGTTTACGTTAGCAGTTTTTGTATTAAGTTATTTTGATGACACTTTGCTGCTTAAAGAAAGAGAACTCATTACAAGTATTGATTTTAAAACAGTTTTGTTAGATGTTATGTTAAGTTTTTTGCTTTTTGCAGGTGCTTTACATACCAATTTTCAGCAATTAAAAATCCAAAGAAAACCAGTATTAATTTTTGCAACTTTAGGCACTTTAATTTCTACTTTTTTAGCAGGAGTTCTTGTTTTTTATGCGCTTAAAATTGTAAATCTTAATGTAGATTTTATTTATTGTTTACTTTTTGGAGCTTTAATTTCACCAACAGATCCTATTGCTGTTTTAGGAATTATGAAAAAAGTTGGAGCACCAAAAAAACTAGAAACAAAAATTGTTGGAGAATCTTTATTTAATGACGGAGTTGGCGTTGTAATTTTTCTAACTATTTACCAAATTGCAAGTGGAGGAAGCGAAATTTCTGTGGGTCATATTGCAGAATTATTTCTTGTTGAAGTTGTTGGTGGAATTGTATTTGGCCTTGTAATTGGTTGGATAACTTATAGATTATTAAAAAGTATTGACGATTATGACACCGAAGTAATTATTACACTCGCTGCTGTTATGGGCGGAACTTTAGTTGCTCAACATTTTCATTTATCGGCTCCTTTAGCAATGGTTACTGCAGGATTATTAGTAGGTACAGATACGGTTAGAAAAAATTCTATGAGCGAAGTTACAGAGCTTTATGTTGATAAATTTTGGGAATTGATAGATGTACTTTTAAACACAATTCTTTTTGTAATGATTGGAATGGAAATTTTAGTTTTAACATTAGATACTAGTTATATTTTAGCAGGTTTTATAGTGGTTCCTTTATTGTTATTTGCAAGATATATTTCATTATTAATACCAATAAAATTATACGCTAAGAAGTTAGATTTTGTTCCGAAAACAAATTTAATTATGACTTGGGGAGGTTTACGAGGTGGAATTTCAATTGCTTTGGCCTTAAGTTTAACGCAAGATATGGAACGCGATTTATTTCTAGTAATAACTTACATTATTGTTGTTTTTTCTATCTTAGTACAAGGTTTAACGGTTGGAAAACTCATTAAAAAATTTACACTAGAACCTAAGAGTTAATTAGAAAATATAAAAATTAAAAAATCCTGAAAGATTTAAATTCTTTCAGGATTTTTTTTATG
Protein-coding sequences here:
- a CDS encoding glycosyltransferase family 4 protein, whose translation is MKSVLIHTHFHRRKTGVTRSIENVLPFFTDEFETYVYGTNINGVQITTSKLKSILFSDVKTVVHCHRNNEIIRMLLFRFLGAKFTLVATRHAETVPSGLTKFLLKKADKVVTLIKSMSINLGIKNTIVGHGVKVNEFLPNSEKKLENILQENIVLNAGRVRKAKGQFVLLEAAKTLKEHKNWALVIVGKVDKPAFLEELKTIAKKHEIENQVYFIDETRDIISYYQAAKIVVAPSFSEGFSLVTAEAMSCECSVIATRNVGVHSELISDKKNGYLFNAGDSSTLENLLSKAIKNEIPHLGKQAREEIVKNWSAKKEAQNLIALYKSK
- a CDS encoding DUF4252 domain-containing protein — translated: MKHLTTILFALLITSISAQEVAFQKFYKVNKDKSTFSINLSASLAGSFLDDENDSDLMNVIKKSSDFKVMIFDNEDNVVSKDFRKFIRKNKLKTFARIKDNGSNAELFFIEKKDYIREIIIRTNSNNDKLVLFGLKTKITKDELAEMISNSDIKISSK
- a CDS encoding arsenate reductase family protein: MKKVYFLQTCDTCRRILKEVNTDGFERQEIKANPVTVVQLEEMHKLSGSYEALFNKRAKLYKSKDLKNQTLTEADYRQFILDEYTFLKRPVFIFNDEIFIGNSKKVIEELKKKIG
- a CDS encoding DinB family protein: MKAQFDILRTSRNLVLKELEGLTLEQIHEIPTGFKNNIAWNVAHLVVTQQLLNYKLAGLDCLCSDELIEDYKKGTLPSKTFTEEEFEEIKDLLLGLPDTLEEDYKAGIFESFKEYPTSTGFVLTTIESAISFNNFHEGIHYGIIRSIKKIV
- a CDS encoding sodium:proton antiporter produces the protein MDYFLIATVLIVLSALFGYINTRFLKLPNSIGLMLITILFTLAVFVLSYFDDTLLLKERELITSIDFKTVLLDVMLSFLLFAGALHTNFQQLKIQRKPVLIFATLGTLISTFLAGVLVFYALKIVNLNVDFIYCLLFGALISPTDPIAVLGIMKKVGAPKKLETKIVGESLFNDGVGVVIFLTIYQIASGGSEISVGHIAELFLVEVVGGIVFGLVIGWITYRLLKSIDDYDTEVIITLAAVMGGTLVAQHFHLSAPLAMVTAGLLVGTDTVRKNSMSEVTELYVDKFWELIDVLLNTILFVMIGMEILVLTLDTSYILAGFIVVPLLLFARYISLLIPIKLYAKKLDFVPKTNLIMTWGGLRGGISIALALSLTQDMERDLFLVITYIIVVFSILVQGLTVGKLIKKFTLEPKS